From a region of the Brevibacterium siliguriense genome:
- a CDS encoding IspD/TarI family cytidylyltransferase, whose amino-acid sequence MANIAVVFAGGVGARMAHSSRPKQFLEIHGRPVIVHTLDIFQQHPDIDSIAVAILPRYRDHLERLVKRYELDKVQWIVDGGSTGQESRHNALKVVAEHNDPDSIVLIHDGVRPLIDADLVSRNIESAREFGSAVTCTKMTETVVVEEGSGIKEVIPRDPLWTAQAPQTFPLKDVLAGYDRAVAEGENDSIDTCTLMNGFGYDVHRVEGPRTNIKITTASDYYVCRTFLTLIEDREAFGGE is encoded by the coding sequence ATGGCAAACATCGCAGTAGTCTTCGCGGGAGGCGTCGGCGCTCGAATGGCGCACAGCTCCCGTCCGAAGCAGTTCCTTGAGATCCATGGCCGGCCAGTGATCGTGCACACGCTCGACATCTTTCAGCAGCACCCGGACATCGACTCGATCGCCGTGGCCATCCTCCCGCGGTATCGGGATCACCTGGAACGTCTGGTCAAACGCTACGAGCTCGATAAAGTGCAGTGGATCGTCGACGGAGGATCGACCGGTCAGGAATCGCGGCACAACGCACTCAAGGTCGTTGCCGAACACAACGATCCGGACAGCATCGTCCTCATCCATGATGGAGTCCGACCGCTGATCGATGCCGACCTCGTTTCTCGCAACATCGAGAGTGCACGTGAATTCGGATCGGCAGTGACCTGCACCAAGATGACGGAGACCGTGGTCGTCGAAGAAGGATCGGGAATCAAGGAAGTCATTCCCCGCGACCCGCTGTGGACTGCGCAGGCTCCGCAGACGTTCCCGCTCAAGGACGTCCTCGCCGGATACGATCGTGCGGTCGCCGAAGGGGAGAACGATTCGATCGACACATGCACGCTCATGAACGGATTCGGCTACGACGTCCACCGAGTTGAGGGACCGCGTACGAACATCAAGATCACCACCGCGTCGGACTACTATGTGTGCCGCACCTTCCTCACCCTCATCGAAGATCGGGAGGCCTTCGGTGGCGAATGA